A window of Microbacterium luteolum contains these coding sequences:
- a CDS encoding CTP synthase: MNSSSAGPKNDTTKHIFVTGGVVSSLGKGLTAASLGNLLTARGLRVVMQKLDPYLNVDPGTMNPFQHGEVFVTDDGAETDLDIGHYERFLDINLSQAANVTTGQIYSQVIARERRGEYLGDTVQVIPHITDEIKRRMRLQAHEEPRPDVIITEVGGTVGDIESQPFLEAARQLRHELGRDSVFFVHVSLVPFMGASGEQKTKPTQHSVAALRQVGIQPDALVLRSDRPVSASNRNKIALMCDVDVEAVINTVDLPSIYDIPSTLNDQGLDSFIVRRLGLAEKSAEEVDWTRWSKVLHAVHNPKHEVTIGLVGKYIDLPDAYLSVTEALKAGGFAQETKVNIRWIPSDLCETPEGAQEQLAQLDGICVPGGFGIRGIEGKLGALKFAREQGIPTLGLCLGLQCMVIEYARDVAGIAGASSSEFDPETSEPVIATMAEQIEILDGGDLGGTMRLGLYQAALAEGSLARELYGTPEASERHRHRYEVNNAYRDRLSEAGLVFSGLNPELDLVEYVELPRDVHPYYIATQAHPELRSRPTAPHPLFRGLVGAAIERHRASELFDVSADD; encoded by the coding sequence ATGAACTCTTCTTCTGCGGGGCCCAAGAACGACACGACCAAGCACATTTTTGTGACAGGTGGTGTCGTTTCGTCTTTGGGCAAGGGACTCACGGCGGCCAGCCTGGGCAACCTCCTCACCGCTCGCGGCCTGCGTGTCGTGATGCAGAAGCTCGACCCGTACCTGAACGTCGACCCGGGCACGATGAACCCGTTCCAGCACGGCGAGGTCTTCGTGACCGACGACGGCGCCGAGACCGACCTCGACATCGGCCACTACGAGCGGTTCCTCGACATCAACCTGTCGCAGGCCGCGAACGTGACGACCGGCCAGATCTACTCGCAGGTCATCGCGCGCGAGCGCCGCGGCGAGTACCTCGGAGACACCGTGCAGGTCATCCCGCACATCACCGACGAGATCAAGCGCCGCATGCGCCTGCAGGCGCATGAAGAGCCGCGTCCCGACGTGATCATCACCGAGGTCGGCGGCACGGTCGGCGACATCGAGTCGCAGCCGTTCCTCGAGGCCGCCCGCCAGCTCCGTCACGAGCTCGGCCGCGACAGCGTGTTCTTCGTGCACGTCTCGCTCGTGCCCTTCATGGGCGCGTCCGGCGAGCAGAAGACCAAGCCGACCCAGCACTCGGTCGCCGCCCTCCGCCAGGTCGGCATCCAGCCGGACGCGCTCGTGCTCCGCAGCGACCGCCCGGTCAGCGCGAGCAACCGCAACAAGATCGCGCTCATGTGCGACGTCGACGTTGAAGCCGTGATCAACACGGTCGACCTGCCGAGCATCTACGACATCCCGTCGACGCTGAACGATCAGGGACTCGACTCCTTCATCGTGCGCCGCCTCGGCCTCGCCGAGAAGTCTGCCGAAGAGGTCGACTGGACGCGCTGGAGCAAGGTGCTGCACGCGGTGCACAATCCGAAGCACGAGGTCACGATCGGCCTCGTCGGCAAGTACATCGATCTGCCTGACGCCTACCTCTCCGTGACCGAGGCGCTCAAGGCCGGCGGGTTCGCCCAGGAGACCAAGGTCAACATCCGCTGGATCCCCTCCGACCTCTGCGAGACCCCCGAGGGTGCGCAGGAGCAGCTGGCCCAGCTCGACGGCATCTGCGTGCCCGGTGGCTTCGGCATCCGCGGCATCGAGGGCAAGCTGGGGGCGCTCAAGTTCGCTCGCGAACAGGGCATCCCGACGCTCGGCCTCTGCCTCGGCCTCCAGTGCATGGTGATCGAGTACGCGCGCGACGTGGCCGGCATCGCCGGAGCATCGTCCAGCGAGTTCGATCCCGAGACCTCGGAGCCCGTGATCGCGACGATGGCCGAGCAGATCGAGATCCTCGACGGCGGCGACCTGGGCGGCACGATGCGGCTCGGTCTGTACCAGGCGGCTCTCGCCGAAGGTTCGCTCGCCCGTGAGCTCTACGGCACCCCTGAGGCCTCGGAGCGGCACCGTCACCGCTACGAGGTGAACAACGCGTACCGTGATCGTCTCTCCGAGGCGGGGCTCGTGTTCTCCGGTCTCAACCCGGAACTCGATCTCGTCGAGTACGTCGAGCTGCCGCGCGACGTGCACCCGTACTACATCGCCACGCAGGCGCACCCCGAGCTGCGCTCGCGTCCGACCGCCCCGCACCCGCTGTTCCGCGGGCTCGTCGGCGCCGCGATCGAGCGCCACCGCGCCAGCGAGCTCTTCGACGTCAGCGCCGATGACTGA
- a CDS encoding NUDIX domain-containing protein has product MTDPVSMTDPVGELRDEPFSPEVLTSDLVYEGKVWDVRSDRVRYGDGEMVRQYVAHTGAVAILALDDDGRVLLIQQYRHPIRHRDWELPAGLLDVAGEEPLEAAKRELAEEADLVAAHWEPLVSSWTTPGGNDEMIHIFLATGISAAESAHDREDEEADIRVEWVPLPAAVDAVLAGRMRNGILSIGVLAASQRLRDRP; this is encoded by the coding sequence ATGACTGACCCGGTGTCGATGACGGATCCGGTGGGGGAGCTCCGCGACGAGCCCTTCTCGCCCGAGGTGCTCACGAGCGACCTCGTCTACGAGGGCAAGGTCTGGGACGTGCGCTCCGACCGGGTGCGGTACGGCGACGGCGAGATGGTGCGGCAGTACGTCGCGCACACCGGTGCCGTGGCGATCCTCGCGCTGGACGACGACGGCCGTGTCCTGCTGATCCAGCAGTACCGGCATCCGATCCGCCACCGTGACTGGGAGCTCCCGGCCGGCCTCCTCGATGTCGCAGGCGAGGAGCCGCTCGAGGCAGCGAAGCGCGAACTCGCCGAGGAAGCCGACCTGGTCGCCGCGCACTGGGAACCGCTGGTGTCGTCGTGGACCACGCCGGGCGGCAACGACGAGATGATCCACATCTTCCTCGCGACGGGCATCTCGGCCGCCGAGTCCGCGCACGACCGCGAGGACGAGGAGGCCGACATCCGCGTCGAGTGGGTGCCGCTCCCGGCCGCGGTCGACGCGGTCCTCGCCGGGCGCATGCGCAACGGCATCCTGTCGATCGGAGTGCTCGCGGCGTCGCAGAGGCTGCGCGATCGGCCCTGA
- the xerD gene encoding site-specific tyrosine recombinase XerD — protein sequence MLLPRALDLYLRHVTIERGLSEHTIAAYRRDLGGYLEWLAADGIVDTAEITPAVIGRFITERSSAEPPPASTSLARLQSSVRGWHRFLAREGVEVDDPSGRLRPPKAPRRLPKALTIDQVERLLAAPSPEDPVGIRDRALLELLYATGARVSEAIGLDVDDLAHGDVLRLRGKGSKERIVPIGSYARDAVDAYLTRVRPGLAAKGRASARLFLGARGAPLSRQTAWLIIRAAAESAQITSEVSPHTLRHSFATHLLQGGADVRVVQELLGHASVATTQIYTHVSVDTLRDIYATSHPRAR from the coding sequence ATGCTGCTTCCTCGCGCTCTCGACCTCTACCTGCGGCACGTCACGATCGAGCGCGGTCTGAGCGAGCACACCATCGCCGCCTACCGGCGGGATCTGGGGGGCTATCTGGAGTGGCTGGCGGCTGACGGGATCGTCGACACCGCCGAGATCACCCCGGCGGTGATCGGGCGCTTCATCACGGAGCGATCGTCGGCCGAACCGCCCCCGGCGTCGACCAGCCTCGCCCGGCTGCAGTCGTCGGTGCGGGGCTGGCATCGCTTCCTCGCCAGGGAGGGCGTCGAAGTCGATGACCCGAGCGGGAGGCTCCGCCCGCCGAAGGCGCCGCGTCGGCTTCCGAAAGCTCTGACGATCGACCAGGTCGAGCGCCTTCTCGCAGCGCCGTCGCCGGAAGACCCCGTCGGCATCCGCGATCGCGCCCTGCTCGAGCTGCTGTACGCGACGGGTGCCCGTGTGTCCGAGGCGATCGGGCTCGACGTCGACGACCTCGCTCACGGTGATGTGCTGCGCCTGCGCGGCAAGGGGTCGAAGGAGCGCATCGTGCCGATCGGGTCGTACGCCCGCGATGCCGTCGACGCCTACCTGACCAGAGTGCGCCCGGGGCTCGCCGCGAAGGGACGGGCATCCGCCCGGCTGTTCCTGGGGGCCCGCGGAGCGCCGCTGTCCCGGCAGACCGCCTGGCTGATCATCCGGGCGGCGGCGGAGAGCGCCCAGATCACGAGCGAGGTCTCCCCGCACACGCTGCGGCACTCCTTCGCGACGCACCTGCTGCAGGGCGGCGCCGACGTGCGCGTGGTGCAGGAGCTTCTCGGCCACGCATCGGTCGCGACGACGCAGATCTACACCCACGTGTCGGTCGACACGCTGCGCGACATCTACGCGACCTCGCATCCCCGCGCCCGCTGA
- a CDS encoding ParA family protein: MGPTGRPYHGFATPEPLKSHGPARIIALCNQKGGVGKTTTTINLAAALAEYGRKVLAVDFDPQGALSAGLGIQTHDVPTVYDLLLDTKRDAHDAIVHSSVEGLDVMPANIDLSAAEVHLVNEVARETILARVLRQVAGEYDVILVDCQPSLGLLTVNALTAAHGVIIPLECEFFALRGVALLIETIDKVRDRLNPSITMDGLLATMYDARTLHSREVLERVVETFGDDVLETVIGRTVKFPDASVSGVPITEFAPEHAAAQAYLRLARELVARGAVA, translated from the coding sequence ATGGGACCCACCGGCCGTCCGTATCACGGGTTCGCCACGCCCGAGCCGCTGAAGTCGCACGGTCCGGCGCGCATCATCGCGCTATGCAACCAGAAGGGCGGCGTCGGCAAGACGACGACCACCATCAACCTCGCCGCGGCCCTCGCCGAGTACGGTCGCAAGGTGCTCGCGGTCGACTTCGATCCGCAGGGCGCGCTCTCCGCCGGTCTCGGCATCCAGACGCACGACGTCCCGACGGTCTACGACCTCCTGCTCGACACGAAGCGCGATGCGCACGATGCGATCGTGCACTCGAGCGTTGAGGGCCTCGACGTCATGCCGGCGAACATCGACCTCTCCGCCGCCGAGGTGCATCTCGTCAACGAGGTCGCTCGTGAGACGATCCTCGCCCGCGTGCTCCGCCAGGTGGCGGGGGAGTACGACGTCATCCTCGTGGACTGCCAGCCGTCTCTCGGACTGCTCACCGTGAACGCCCTCACGGCCGCGCACGGCGTGATCATCCCGCTCGAGTGCGAGTTCTTCGCGCTGCGCGGTGTGGCACTGCTGATCGAGACCATCGACAAGGTCCGCGACCGGCTCAACCCGTCGATCACGATGGATGGCTTGCTCGCGACGATGTACGACGCCCGCACGCTGCACTCCCGCGAGGTGCTCGAGCGCGTGGTGGAGACGTTCGGCGACGACGTGCTGGAGACCGTGATCGGCCGCACCGTGAAGTTCCCGGATGCCTCGGTCTCGGGTGTGCCCATCACCGAGTTCGCTCCGGAGCACGCCGCCGCCCAGGCGTACCTGCGGCTGGCGCGGGAGCTGGTCGCCCGTGGCGCCGTCGCCTGA
- a CDS encoding segregation and condensation protein A, whose product MAPSPDETPDRADEIADPAEGFRVSLSNFDGPFDLLLNLISKHEMDITEVSLSAVTNEFIAYLSQLDDDEELDQASEFLVVAATLLDMKVAGLLPQGELVDAEAVALLEARDLLFARLLQYRAFKEVSSWFARCLQREDRRHVRAVRLDEKHRRQTPELVWSLTADDFAALALLAFAPKEIPHVGLDHLHAPLISIREQAAIVVTLLRGTESVSFRELVAGVTEPGIVVARFISVLELYRHAALSFEQLEPLGELTLRWAADAWSDETLATLGADYDR is encoded by the coding sequence GTGGCGCCGTCGCCTGACGAGACTCCTGACCGGGCGGACGAGATCGCGGATCCCGCCGAGGGATTCCGTGTCTCGCTGTCGAACTTCGACGGCCCCTTCGACCTGCTGCTGAACCTCATCTCCAAGCACGAGATGGACATCACGGAGGTGTCGCTGAGCGCGGTCACCAACGAGTTCATCGCCTATCTGAGCCAGCTCGACGACGACGAGGAGCTCGATCAGGCATCCGAGTTCCTGGTCGTCGCCGCCACGCTGCTCGACATGAAGGTGGCTGGCCTCCTGCCGCAGGGCGAACTGGTCGACGCCGAGGCGGTGGCGCTGCTCGAAGCCCGTGACCTGCTGTTCGCCCGCCTGCTGCAGTACCGGGCGTTCAAGGAGGTCTCGAGCTGGTTCGCCCGCTGCCTGCAGCGCGAGGATCGACGGCACGTACGCGCGGTGCGCCTCGACGAGAAGCACCGCCGTCAGACGCCGGAGCTCGTCTGGTCGCTCACGGCAGACGACTTCGCCGCCCTCGCGCTCCTCGCCTTCGCGCCGAAGGAGATCCCGCACGTCGGACTCGACCATCTGCACGCGCCGTTGATCAGCATCCGCGAGCAGGCCGCGATCGTCGTGACGCTGCTGCGCGGCACCGAGTCGGTCAGCTTCCGCGAGCTCGTCGCGGGCGTCACCGAGCCGGGCATCGTCGTCGCGCGCTTCATCTCCGTGCTGGAGCTGTACCGCCACGCCGCACTGTCCTTCGAACAACTGGAACCGCTCGGCGAGCTCACGCTGCGCTGGGCAGCCGACGCCTGGTCGGATGAGACTCTGGCGACCCTGGGAGCCGACTATGACCGATGA
- the scpB gene encoding SMC-Scp complex subunit ScpB, with amino-acid sequence MTDDTSTETVSEEVVTESPLSERIEAILLIVDEPIGLMALAAAVGSPVPAVRQTLETLVDDYDGRGHGPRRGFELREVGGGWRLYVREDHDGLVAEFIGGQAPARLSQAALETLAVIAYKQPVTRSQVASIRAVNVDSVVRTLLARGLITELFADSETGAINYGTSDALLQHLGINSLDELPPISPLLDDGADGFDEGTIR; translated from the coding sequence ATGACCGATGACACTTCGACCGAGACCGTGAGCGAGGAGGTCGTGACCGAATCCCCGCTCTCCGAGCGCATCGAGGCGATCCTGCTGATCGTGGACGAGCCGATCGGCCTGATGGCGCTGGCCGCCGCGGTCGGGTCTCCGGTGCCCGCCGTCCGGCAGACGCTCGAGACGCTCGTCGACGACTACGACGGGCGGGGCCACGGTCCGCGTCGCGGCTTCGAGCTGCGGGAGGTCGGCGGTGGCTGGCGACTCTACGTGCGCGAGGACCACGACGGCCTCGTTGCCGAGTTCATCGGAGGGCAGGCGCCGGCCCGCCTCTCGCAGGCGGCGCTCGAGACCCTCGCCGTGATCGCCTACAAGCAGCCGGTGACGCGCAGTCAGGTCGCCTCCATCCGCGCAGTGAACGTGGACTCCGTGGTCCGCACGCTCCTCGCCCGCGGTCTGATCACCGAGCTGTTCGCCGACTCCGAGACCGGAGCGATCAACTACGGCACGTCCGACGCGCTCCTGCAGCACCTGGGCATCAACTCGCTCGACGAGCTGCCCCCGATCTCCCCGCTGCTCGACGACGGCGCAGACGGCTTCGACGAAGGGACCATCCGATGA
- a CDS encoding pseudouridine synthase, whose amino-acid sequence MTDASTSSETEQQPEGVRLQKVLAAAGVASRRVVENYIVEGRIRVNGVVVEELGRRIDPEHDLVDVDGTAIQLDVSKRYVMLNKPTGVVSSMKDENGRPDLRRFTADYEERLYNVGRLDAETSGLLILTNDGGLAHVLAHPSFGVTKVYIAKVEGTVLPQTISKLTKGIELDDGPIAADKARLLDTSRGSSLVELTLHSGRNRIVRRMLAAVGHPVTELVRRQFGPLHLGTLPAGKTRELTKIELGALLTLSRQDSGVAEAPGEQQENE is encoded by the coding sequence ATGACTGACGCATCGACAAGCTCAGAGACCGAACAGCAGCCAGAGGGCGTCCGCCTGCAGAAGGTGCTCGCCGCCGCCGGGGTGGCATCGCGCCGCGTCGTCGAGAACTACATCGTCGAGGGGCGCATCCGCGTCAACGGCGTGGTCGTCGAAGAGCTCGGTCGACGGATCGACCCGGAGCACGACCTGGTCGACGTCGACGGCACCGCGATCCAGCTCGACGTCTCCAAGCGGTACGTCATGCTCAACAAGCCGACGGGCGTCGTGAGCAGCATGAAGGACGAGAACGGACGCCCCGACCTCCGTCGTTTCACCGCCGACTACGAGGAGCGCCTGTACAACGTCGGCCGGCTCGACGCCGAGACGAGCGGTCTGCTCATCCTCACCAACGACGGCGGACTGGCCCACGTGCTGGCCCACCCGTCGTTCGGCGTCACGAAGGTGTACATCGCCAAGGTCGAGGGAACGGTCCTGCCACAGACGATTTCGAAGCTCACGAAGGGGATCGAGCTCGACGACGGTCCGATCGCGGCCGACAAGGCGCGGCTGCTCGACACCTCTCGCGGGTCGAGCCTGGTCGAGCTCACCCTCCATTCCGGACGCAACCGCATCGTGCGCCGGATGCTGGCCGCGGTCGGCCACCCCGTGACCGAACTCGTCCGCCGGCAGTTCGGACCGCTCCACCTGGGAACCCTCCCGGCGGGGAAGACGCGGGAACTGACTAAAATCGAACTAGGCGCGCTTTTGACCTTGTCGCGCCAGGATTCCGGTGTCGCCGAGGCGCCAGGCGAGCAGCAGGAGAACGAGTGA
- a CDS encoding prephenate dehydrogenase has product MTDTTSAPTARKAGVVAPRLSGTVRIVGAGLLGASVGHALRAKGVDVVLTDASPAQLRLAVDYGAGRLAEDDDTPALIVVAVPPDVTADVIEAELARFPDAVVTDVASVKLEPFRTLQARGVDLTRYIGSHPLAGRERGGAISARADLFIGRPWVVCRDGETKASDLALVEALALDVGAMPLEMTPEEHDRSVALTSHVPQVVASLLAARLAGAEEGALRLAGQGVRDTTRIAASAPELWVQILGANAGPVVEILDALAADLGEISDALREPGAPGARRVVAETIRQGNDGVDRLPGKHGQNQRFESLIVMIDDTPGQLGRLFGELGELGVNVEDLRLEHSPGAQFGLAEISVEPATLHGAITGLQERGWRIAGNTND; this is encoded by the coding sequence GTGACCGATACGACGAGTGCGCCCACGGCGCGGAAGGCCGGCGTCGTCGCGCCTCGGCTCTCCGGCACCGTCCGCATCGTCGGTGCCGGTCTGCTCGGCGCGAGCGTCGGGCATGCCCTGCGGGCGAAGGGCGTCGATGTCGTCCTCACCGACGCGTCGCCCGCCCAGCTGCGTCTCGCGGTCGACTACGGAGCCGGACGCCTCGCGGAAGACGATGACACTCCCGCGCTGATCGTCGTCGCCGTGCCGCCCGACGTCACCGCCGACGTGATCGAGGCCGAACTCGCCCGATTCCCCGATGCCGTCGTTACGGACGTCGCGAGCGTCAAGCTCGAGCCGTTCCGCACGCTCCAGGCGCGCGGTGTCGACCTCACCCGCTACATCGGCTCGCACCCGCTCGCCGGTCGTGAGCGCGGGGGAGCGATCTCCGCCCGCGCCGACCTCTTCATCGGCCGTCCCTGGGTGGTCTGCCGTGATGGGGAGACGAAGGCCTCCGACCTCGCGCTCGTCGAGGCGCTCGCGCTGGATGTCGGCGCCATGCCGCTGGAGATGACTCCCGAAGAGCACGACCGCTCGGTCGCGCTCACGTCTCACGTGCCGCAGGTGGTCGCGAGTCTTCTCGCCGCGCGCCTCGCCGGTGCCGAGGAGGGCGCCCTGCGCCTCGCGGGCCAGGGTGTCCGCGACACGACGCGCATCGCGGCATCCGCTCCCGAGCTCTGGGTGCAGATCCTCGGCGCGAACGCCGGACCGGTGGTCGAGATCCTCGATGCGCTGGCCGCCGATCTCGGTGAGATCTCCGACGCCCTGCGTGAACCTGGTGCGCCGGGTGCTCGCCGCGTCGTCGCGGAGACGATCCGCCAGGGGAACGACGGCGTCGACCGCCTCCCCGGCAAGCACGGTCAGAACCAGCGCTTCGAATCGCTCATCGTGATGATCGACGACACCCCCGGTCAGCTCGGGCGCCTCTTCGGCGAGCTCGGCGAGCTCGGTGTGAACGTCGAGGACCTGCGTCTCGAGCACTCGCCGGGAGCGCAGTTCGGCCTGGCGGAGATCAGCGTCGAACCGGCGACACTGCACGGGGCGATCACGGGTCTCCAGGAACGCGGATGGCGGATTGCAGGGAACACGAATGACTGA
- the cmk gene encoding (d)CMP kinase, with protein sequence MTDTSLSATGATKFIAIDGPAGSGKSSVSKAVARRLGFGYLDTGSAYRALAWHVLDRGADTSDAEAVRTAASEFPVVLGLDPDDRTVRVGDVEVTEAIRDPRVSGAVSGVAKVAEVRAQVNELFRALVADADYPAVVVEGRDITTVVAPDAPVRILLTAAPEVRAARRAGELAGENADAVAAALHERDASDSTVVDFLNAADGVEVVDSTDLDFSQTIDAVLSVIEQHRGAHRG encoded by the coding sequence ATGACTGACACCTCGCTCTCGGCCACCGGCGCCACCAAGTTCATCGCGATCGACGGTCCCGCGGGATCCGGCAAGTCCAGCGTGTCGAAGGCCGTCGCGCGCAGGCTCGGCTTCGGCTACCTCGACACGGGGTCGGCCTACCGTGCGCTCGCCTGGCATGTGCTCGACCGCGGAGCGGACACCTCCGACGCGGAAGCCGTGCGCACCGCGGCATCCGAATTCCCCGTCGTGCTCGGTCTCGACCCCGATGACCGCACAGTGCGGGTCGGCGACGTCGAGGTGACCGAGGCGATCCGCGATCCGCGGGTCTCCGGCGCCGTGAGCGGCGTGGCCAAAGTCGCCGAGGTCCGCGCGCAGGTGAACGAGCTGTTCCGTGCCCTCGTCGCAGACGCCGACTATCCGGCGGTCGTCGTCGAAGGCCGTGACATCACGACTGTGGTCGCGCCCGATGCCCCCGTGCGGATCCTTCTGACTGCGGCCCCCGAAGTACGGGCCGCCCGACGCGCCGGCGAACTCGCCGGCGAGAACGCGGATGCCGTCGCCGCAGCGCTGCACGAGCGCGACGCGTCCGACAGCACCGTCGTCGACTTCCTGAACGCCGCGGACGGCGTCGAGGTCGTCGACTCGACGGACCTAGATTTTTCCCAGACCATCGACGCCGTTCTCTCGGTGATCGAGCAACACCGAGGAGCACACCGTGGCTGA
- the der gene encoding ribosome biogenesis GTPase Der, producing the protein MELIDEELADQRAETLRAGLADYELDDEDAALLAGITMGEDGIMFSPALPVVAIVGRPNVGKSALVNRILGRREAVVEDTPGVTRDRVTYKAEWADRRFSIVDTGGWEPDARGIDRSVAMQAEIAIDLADMVLFVVDAMVGATSTDEHVVKLLRKSGKPVFLVANKIDDTRQEPEAAALWALGLGEPYPVSAIHGRGVADLLDAVLKKLPEISAVAKQEIGGPRRVAILGRPNVGKSSLLNKAAGEERVVVNELAGTTRDPVDEVVELGGKMWRLVDTAGIRRRVHMAQGADFYASLRTSAALEKAEVAVVVLDVSETISEQDVRIIDLVLESGRALVLAFNKWDRLNDDDLENADRRRYLEREIEQDLAHVAWAPRVNISAKTGRHLDKLVPALETALENWDRRIPTGKFNAFLAELVAEHPHPLRGGKQPRILFGTQASTRPPTFVLFTTGFLDPGYRRFIQRRLRELYSFEGTPIVVNMRVREKRQR; encoded by the coding sequence ATGGAGCTGATCGACGAGGAACTCGCCGATCAGCGCGCCGAGACGCTCCGCGCAGGTCTGGCGGACTACGAGCTCGACGATGAGGATGCCGCGCTCCTTGCGGGCATCACCATGGGCGAGGACGGGATCATGTTCAGCCCGGCACTGCCGGTGGTGGCGATCGTCGGTCGTCCGAACGTGGGCAAGTCCGCGCTCGTCAACCGCATCCTCGGCCGTCGCGAGGCTGTGGTGGAGGACACCCCCGGTGTCACCCGCGACCGCGTGACCTACAAGGCCGAATGGGCCGATCGCCGCTTCTCGATCGTCGACACCGGCGGCTGGGAGCCCGACGCCCGCGGCATCGACCGCTCGGTCGCGATGCAGGCGGAGATCGCGATCGATCTCGCCGACATGGTGCTGTTCGTCGTGGATGCGATGGTCGGTGCGACCTCGACCGACGAGCACGTGGTGAAGCTGCTCCGCAAGAGCGGCAAGCCGGTGTTCCTCGTCGCCAACAAGATCGACGACACCCGGCAGGAGCCCGAAGCCGCAGCGCTGTGGGCGCTGGGTCTCGGCGAGCCCTACCCGGTTTCGGCCATCCACGGCCGCGGCGTCGCCGACCTGCTCGACGCGGTGCTGAAGAAGCTCCCTGAGATCTCGGCCGTCGCGAAGCAGGAGATCGGCGGACCGCGCCGTGTCGCGATCCTCGGTCGACCGAACGTCGGGAAGTCGTCGCTGCTGAACAAGGCGGCCGGAGAAGAGCGCGTCGTCGTGAACGAGCTCGCCGGCACGACGCGCGACCCGGTCGACGAGGTCGTCGAGCTCGGCGGCAAGATGTGGCGCCTGGTCGACACGGCCGGCATCCGTCGTCGCGTGCACATGGCGCAGGGCGCGGACTTCTACGCGTCGCTGCGCACCTCGGCCGCTCTCGAGAAGGCGGAGGTCGCGGTGGTCGTGCTCGATGTGTCGGAGACGATCAGCGAGCAGGACGTGCGCATCATCGACCTCGTGCTGGAGTCGGGCCGTGCGCTGGTGCTCGCGTTCAACAAGTGGGATCGCCTGAACGACGACGACCTCGAGAACGCCGACCGTCGTCGCTACCTCGAGCGCGAGATCGAGCAGGACCTGGCGCACGTCGCCTGGGCGCCGCGCGTGAACATCTCGGCGAAGACGGGCCGTCACCTCGACAAGCTCGTCCCGGCGCTGGAGACGGCGCTCGAGAACTGGGATCGTCGCATCCCGACCGGCAAGTTCAACGCCTTCCTCGCCGAGCTCGTGGCCGAGCACCCGCACCCGCTGCGTGGTGGCAAGCAGCCGCGCATCCTGTTCGGCACGCAGGCGTCGACGCGTCCACCGACGTTCGTGCTGTTCACCACCGGGTTCCTCGACCCGGGATACCGCCGGTTCATCCAGCGTCGCCTGCGCGAGCTGTACTCGTTCGAGGGAACGCCGATCGTCGTCAACATGCGCGTGCGTGAGAAGCGTCAGCGCTGA
- a CDS encoding NUDIX domain-containing protein: MTVVPPATGEPRRPDGPRNPGDAWVVAESGEKYWGRFGAAGLLAFDPARGILLQHRVSWSHFGGTWGLPGGALHEGETAIVGAIREAQEEAGVPDGAVRARFISVLDLEIWSYTTVIADVQVPFEPVISDPESVALEWVPVDEVATRPLHPGFGDAWPALRALLDVRPAVVVDGANVVGSVPNGWWKDRAGAASRLRSRLEGLAVPASDLGVEGDLWFPEVTLVVEGQARGIASGLDAGSVSVVNADASGDDALVAEVERRVAAGETVLVVTSDRALRERVEQAGAAQVRSAGWLVDLLSQADRAKS; this comes from the coding sequence GTGACTGTCGTACCTCCTGCCACCGGTGAGCCGCGTCGCCCCGACGGGCCGCGGAACCCCGGTGATGCCTGGGTGGTCGCGGAGTCGGGGGAGAAGTACTGGGGGCGGTTCGGCGCAGCCGGGCTGCTCGCGTTCGACCCGGCCCGCGGCATCCTGCTGCAGCACCGCGTCTCGTGGAGCCACTTCGGCGGCACGTGGGGTCTGCCGGGCGGTGCGCTGCACGAGGGGGAGACGGCGATCGTCGGTGCGATCCGCGAGGCCCAGGAGGAAGCGGGCGTGCCGGATGGCGCGGTCAGGGCCCGATTCATCAGCGTGCTCGATCTGGAGATCTGGTCGTACACGACCGTCATCGCGGATGTGCAGGTGCCCTTCGAGCCGGTGATCAGCGACCCGGAGAGCGTGGCTCTCGAGTGGGTGCCGGTCGATGAGGTTGCGACGCGGCCGCTGCATCCCGGATTCGGTGACGCCTGGCCGGCGCTGCGGGCGCTGCTCGATGTTCGTCCTGCGGTTGTCGTCGACGGTGCGAACGTGGTCGGTTCTGTGCCGAACGGATGGTGGAAGGATCGCGCCGGTGCGGCTTCCCGGCTCCGGTCGCGGCTGGAGGGGCTGGCTGTCCCCGCGTCGGATCTCGGCGTGGAGGGCGACCTGTGGTTCCCCGAGGTGACGTTGGTCGTGGAGGGTCAGGCACGGGGCATCGCCTCCGGCCTGGACGCCGGCTCGGTGTCGGTCGTGAACGCGGATGCCTCGGGTGACGACGCGCTCGTCGCCGAGGTCGAGCGACGAGTCGCGGCAGGCGAGACGGTCCTGGTGGTGACCAGCGACCGAGCGCTTCGTGAACGCGTCGAGCAGGCTGGTGCCGCGCAGGTTCGATCTGCCGGATGGCTGGTGGATCTGCTGTCGCAGGCGGACCGCGCGAAGAGCTAG